A part of Xenopus tropicalis strain Nigerian chromosome 4, UCB_Xtro_10.0, whole genome shotgun sequence genomic DNA contains:
- the csnk1e gene encoding casein kinase I isoform X1: MRGAERVETAHRLKGEGERQQQHSHSRVNMELRVGNKYRLGRKIGSGSFGDIYLGANIATGEEVAIKLECVKTKHPQLHIESKFYKMMQGGVGIPSIKWCGAEGDYNVMVMELLGPSLEDLFNFCSRKFSLKTVLLLADQMISRIEYIHSKNFIHRDVKPDNFLMGLGKKGNLVYIIDFGLAKKYRDARTHQHIPYRENKNLTGTARYASINTHLGIEQSRRDDLESLGYVLMYFNLGSLPWQGLKAATKRQKYERISEKKMSTPIEVLCKGYPSEFSTYLNFCRSLRFDDKPDYSYLRQLFRNLFHRQGFSYDYVFDWNMLKFGAARNPEDLDRERREHDREERMGQLRGSATRALPPGPPAGAAPNRLRNGGEPVASTPASRIQQSGNTSPRAISRVDRERKVSMRLHRGAPANVSSSDLTGRQEVSRISASQASVPFDHLGK; encoded by the exons GGTAAACATGGAGCTCAGAGTGGGGAACAAATATAGACTGGGTAGGAAGATTGGCAGCGGCTCCTTTGGAGACATCTATTTGG GTGCAAATATTGCCACAGGTGAAGAGGTTGCCATTAAGCTGGAATGTGTCAAGACAAAGCACCCACAGTTGCACATCGAGAGCAAATTCTACAAGATGATGCAGGGTGGAG TGGGGATACCTTCCATCAAATGGTGTGGAGCAGAGGGTGACTACAATGTCATGGTAATGGAGCTCCTGGGTCCAAGCTTGGAAGATCTCTTTAATTTCTGCTCTCGCAAGTTTAGCCTAAAGACTGTACTCCTCTTGGCGGATCAGATG ATAAGCCGTATCGAGTACATCCATTCCAAGAACTTCATACACAGAGATGTAAAACCAGATAACTTCCTAATGGGGCTTGGTAAAAAGGGCAACCTAGTCTACATTATTGATTTTGGACTTGCCAAGAAATACCGTGATGCTCGAACGCACCAGCACATCCCTTACAGAGAAAACAAGAACCTGACTGGAACCGCCAGATATGCCTCTATTAATACCCATCTGGGGATAG agCAAAGTCGGCGTGATGACTTGGAGAGTCTGGGATATGTACTTATGTACTTTAATCTGGGTTCTCTGCCCTGGCAAGGTCTCAAGGCTGCAACTAAACGTCAGAAGTATGAACGCATCAGCGAGAAGAAAATGTCTACACCTATTGAGGTTCTGTGCAAAGGTTACCCCT CCGAGTTCTCCACGTATTTGAATTTCTGCCGTTCTCTGCGGTTTGACGACAAGCCAGACTATTCCTATCTGAGACAGCTATTCCGCAACCTCTTCCATCGGCAAGGCTTCTCCTACGACTATGTTTTTGACTGGAACATGCTTAAATTT GGTGCTGCTCGGAATCCAGAGGATTTGGACAGGGAAAGAAGAGAGCATGACAGAGAAGAAAGAATGGGACAGCTCAGGGGTTCTGCTACTCGAGCTCTTCCCCCTGGACCTCCTGCAGGTGCAGCCCCCAATCGCCTAAGAAATGGTGGAGAACCAGTAGCTTCCACACCAGCATCAAGAATTCAGCAGAGTG GGAACACTTCACCACGGGCCATTTCACGGGTGGACAGAGAACGCAAAGTCAGCATGAGGTTACATCGGGGAGCCCCAGCAAATGTCTCTTCTTCTGATCTCACAGGAAGGCAAGAAGTGTCACGGATCTCCGCATCACAG GCCAGTGTGCCGTTTGACCACCTTGGGAAATGA
- the csnk1e gene encoding casein kinase I isoform X2, producing MELRVGNKYRLGRKIGSGSFGDIYLGANIATGEEVAIKLECVKTKHPQLHIESKFYKMMQGGVGIPSIKWCGAEGDYNVMVMELLGPSLEDLFNFCSRKFSLKTVLLLADQMISRIEYIHSKNFIHRDVKPDNFLMGLGKKGNLVYIIDFGLAKKYRDARTHQHIPYRENKNLTGTARYASINTHLGIEQSRRDDLESLGYVLMYFNLGSLPWQGLKAATKRQKYERISEKKMSTPIEVLCKGYPSEFSTYLNFCRSLRFDDKPDYSYLRQLFRNLFHRQGFSYDYVFDWNMLKFGAARNPEDLDRERREHDREERMGQLRGSATRALPPGPPAGAAPNRLRNGGEPVASTPASRIQQSGNTSPRAISRVDRERKVSMRLHRGAPANVSSSDLTGRQEVSRISASQASVPFDHLGK from the exons ATGGAGCTCAGAGTGGGGAACAAATATAGACTGGGTAGGAAGATTGGCAGCGGCTCCTTTGGAGACATCTATTTGG GTGCAAATATTGCCACAGGTGAAGAGGTTGCCATTAAGCTGGAATGTGTCAAGACAAAGCACCCACAGTTGCACATCGAGAGCAAATTCTACAAGATGATGCAGGGTGGAG TGGGGATACCTTCCATCAAATGGTGTGGAGCAGAGGGTGACTACAATGTCATGGTAATGGAGCTCCTGGGTCCAAGCTTGGAAGATCTCTTTAATTTCTGCTCTCGCAAGTTTAGCCTAAAGACTGTACTCCTCTTGGCGGATCAGATG ATAAGCCGTATCGAGTACATCCATTCCAAGAACTTCATACACAGAGATGTAAAACCAGATAACTTCCTAATGGGGCTTGGTAAAAAGGGCAACCTAGTCTACATTATTGATTTTGGACTTGCCAAGAAATACCGTGATGCTCGAACGCACCAGCACATCCCTTACAGAGAAAACAAGAACCTGACTGGAACCGCCAGATATGCCTCTATTAATACCCATCTGGGGATAG agCAAAGTCGGCGTGATGACTTGGAGAGTCTGGGATATGTACTTATGTACTTTAATCTGGGTTCTCTGCCCTGGCAAGGTCTCAAGGCTGCAACTAAACGTCAGAAGTATGAACGCATCAGCGAGAAGAAAATGTCTACACCTATTGAGGTTCTGTGCAAAGGTTACCCCT CCGAGTTCTCCACGTATTTGAATTTCTGCCGTTCTCTGCGGTTTGACGACAAGCCAGACTATTCCTATCTGAGACAGCTATTCCGCAACCTCTTCCATCGGCAAGGCTTCTCCTACGACTATGTTTTTGACTGGAACATGCTTAAATTT GGTGCTGCTCGGAATCCAGAGGATTTGGACAGGGAAAGAAGAGAGCATGACAGAGAAGAAAGAATGGGACAGCTCAGGGGTTCTGCTACTCGAGCTCTTCCCCCTGGACCTCCTGCAGGTGCAGCCCCCAATCGCCTAAGAAATGGTGGAGAACCAGTAGCTTCCACACCAGCATCAAGAATTCAGCAGAGTG GGAACACTTCACCACGGGCCATTTCACGGGTGGACAGAGAACGCAAAGTCAGCATGAGGTTACATCGGGGAGCCCCAGCAAATGTCTCTTCTTCTGATCTCACAGGAAGGCAAGAAGTGTCACGGATCTCCGCATCACAG GCCAGTGTGCCGTTTGACCACCTTGGGAAATGA
- the csnk1e gene encoding casein kinase I isoform X3 gives MMQGGVGIPSIKWCGAEGDYNVMVMELLGPSLEDLFNFCSRKFSLKTVLLLADQMISRIEYIHSKNFIHRDVKPDNFLMGLGKKGNLVYIIDFGLAKKYRDARTHQHIPYRENKNLTGTARYASINTHLGIEQSRRDDLESLGYVLMYFNLGSLPWQGLKAATKRQKYERISEKKMSTPIEVLCKGYPSEFSTYLNFCRSLRFDDKPDYSYLRQLFRNLFHRQGFSYDYVFDWNMLKFGAARNPEDLDRERREHDREERMGQLRGSATRALPPGPPAGAAPNRLRNGGEPVASTPASRIQQSGNTSPRAISRVDRERKVSMRLHRGAPANVSSSDLTGRQEVSRISASQASVPFDHLGK, from the exons ATGATGCAGGGTGGAG TGGGGATACCTTCCATCAAATGGTGTGGAGCAGAGGGTGACTACAATGTCATGGTAATGGAGCTCCTGGGTCCAAGCTTGGAAGATCTCTTTAATTTCTGCTCTCGCAAGTTTAGCCTAAAGACTGTACTCCTCTTGGCGGATCAGATG ATAAGCCGTATCGAGTACATCCATTCCAAGAACTTCATACACAGAGATGTAAAACCAGATAACTTCCTAATGGGGCTTGGTAAAAAGGGCAACCTAGTCTACATTATTGATTTTGGACTTGCCAAGAAATACCGTGATGCTCGAACGCACCAGCACATCCCTTACAGAGAAAACAAGAACCTGACTGGAACCGCCAGATATGCCTCTATTAATACCCATCTGGGGATAG agCAAAGTCGGCGTGATGACTTGGAGAGTCTGGGATATGTACTTATGTACTTTAATCTGGGTTCTCTGCCCTGGCAAGGTCTCAAGGCTGCAACTAAACGTCAGAAGTATGAACGCATCAGCGAGAAGAAAATGTCTACACCTATTGAGGTTCTGTGCAAAGGTTACCCCT CCGAGTTCTCCACGTATTTGAATTTCTGCCGTTCTCTGCGGTTTGACGACAAGCCAGACTATTCCTATCTGAGACAGCTATTCCGCAACCTCTTCCATCGGCAAGGCTTCTCCTACGACTATGTTTTTGACTGGAACATGCTTAAATTT GGTGCTGCTCGGAATCCAGAGGATTTGGACAGGGAAAGAAGAGAGCATGACAGAGAAGAAAGAATGGGACAGCTCAGGGGTTCTGCTACTCGAGCTCTTCCCCCTGGACCTCCTGCAGGTGCAGCCCCCAATCGCCTAAGAAATGGTGGAGAACCAGTAGCTTCCACACCAGCATCAAGAATTCAGCAGAGTG GGAACACTTCACCACGGGCCATTTCACGGGTGGACAGAGAACGCAAAGTCAGCATGAGGTTACATCGGGGAGCCCCAGCAAATGTCTCTTCTTCTGATCTCACAGGAAGGCAAGAAGTGTCACGGATCTCCGCATCACAG GCCAGTGTGCCGTTTGACCACCTTGGGAAATGA